ACATGGACAGACAAGGCGCGGGCATTTTTGGAAAAGCCAACCGCGAAGACTGGCCTTCTGCGAGACGAGGTCGAGAAAAAGTCTCCGTAGCACGAGGAAAGACATTATGGTTGCGACACAAATCTCGAAGTGTGTTTATAGGGCGCTGACTGAGAGAAAGGAGAAGACCATGTGTATTATGCGGGTAATCGTTGCTGCGGCGCTTACACTGGCGCTGAGTGCCTGTGCGTCCAAGGTGACTCCCCAGTTATTGGCAGCGCCGTCGATGTCGAGCGAACGCGCCCAAACTCACAACGCTGAAGGGATTCGCGCGTACCAGGATGGAAACATGAACCAAGCCCGGCAATATTTTGAGGCCGCGATCACAGTTGAGCCTGATTTAGCCGAGGCACACTACAATCTTGGCATGACCTTGTACCGTCTAGGGATGGTCGGCGACGGAGATCATCATTTCATTCAAGCCGCTAACTTAGCCCCTGGCAACAAAACGATTTGGGACGCCCCGCCACTTCGGGCTGCGGCCCCCGGTGAGAAGGACCTCATACCTGGGGGTTCCGATGGGCATATGCACAGCCACTAGCT
The window above is part of the Nitrospira sp. CR1.1 genome. Proteins encoded here:
- a CDS encoding tetratricopeptide repeat protein, yielding MWSALIRHYRSATKVIIFSAMLPLGRFVRHGQTRRGHFWKSQPRRLAFCETRSRKSLRSTRKDIMVATQISKCVYRALTERKEKTMCIMRVIVAAALTLALSACASKVTPQLLAAPSMSSERAQTHNAEGIRAYQDGNMNQARQYFEAAITVEPDLAEAHYNLGMTLYRLGMVGDGDHHFIQAANLAPGNKTIWDAPPLRAAAPGEKDLIPGGSDGHMHSH